TTCCTATCCACTTTTAATTATCAAAAggatatatatgataacAACTTTGTTAACATATTccatttaaaaaaaaaaaaaatcgtccttaaaaaaaaaacgattttatataatctcgaaatatataagaatgaactagattttaatataataacgTATATTATGAAAAGGTTATACTCTTTTGATCTTTCTTACTTGTTGAATCTTTTTTCAATAGATGCTACATATAATCATATGGAAAGTCATAACCCGCAGACATATGTAAGATCAAGAAATACAAAGGAAGATATACAGaaaaacatatacataCCGGATAAGACAAATTACTCCtttaagaatatatataatgtaaattataataataataataataatgagaGTGCCAAAAATAAATCTCCTAATAAAgatgtatattataataatataacaaataaaattaatttattgaataaaaaaaaagaggtCAAGATAAGTATATTCAAAGGGGGGGATAAGCATGTtgttcataaaaaaaaaaaaaataaaataaataatatatgttccataaatttttgtaaaaatcaattaagatatattttgttgTTATATGTTAAGAGGTTGATAATGGTATTAGAAGGGTTGAAAGAAAATGAGCATGAAGAGAACGATGgaagtatatataaagataatattaataatgatgatgataataataataataatatatatcataatagCGCATGTcataataaacaaaaacatttatcttatcataataaaaaaaaactcattattaatattatgaaatacattttattcTTCAGTTgcacaaaaaaatatacaaatgtTTGTCTTCTCTTATTTGATTATTTCGGATATTACAATGTTGTTAttcaatattataaaaaatataaactcaacgatttatatgaatacatatattttaaaatatattacttttataaAGAGACACgcttaaaaaaaagaatgtacggatatcttttttatacaaccctgttaaaaaatattacctcgttaaataatttatttgttcattatattttgaataattattttttttttcatagTAAGAGTGTGTGCATGTTgaaaaaaagtaaaaaaaaaaaaatacaaatgGGAAGGATATCGAAAAGGGAGgaaaatggaaaaaatgAAAGGAACGAAACAAATGAAAGATGTGAAAGGAAcgaaaaaaatgaaagatGTGAAAGGAAcgaaaaaaatgaaagtTGTGAAAGGAAcgaaaaaaatgaaagtTGTGAAAGGAAcgaaaaaaatgatgaacATAATATAGAAAGATTTGGAAAAAAGCAAATGAAAGAATTTATGATCATGTCTTATCCTGAAACGATTATACAAcataaagaagaaaatattttatcatttaaaaataatatattatataataaggatgtttgtaataatataaataataaatataataataaaaaatgttgtAAGAATTTATCATTATACTATGTgaagaattttttttttcatatatctgtatattttattaaaagcTTATTATGCTCaagaaataattttaacgatttaataaaaatgcgaatttattttttattattatataaaatgaaatttctaagaaagataaaaagttatttattcaaaaaacactttgtaaaatatatagacttgttatgtaaatataataaacataaagtttataaatgtgtaaaatttataaattgtgagacatatatttcaatatatgaaaagcatcataatataaatgttatattatatatttatgagAAGCAGggtaaattttttaaagttatacaaatatgtttaaaagaaataaaaaataatatatccaaattatataatattttaaagaaattttttaaaaataataataataataaaaaaaaaaaaaaaaaaaaatatataaaatctttctttttttcaaCAAAGGTAACTTATGATGATATGTTTTGTATAAACTTTGATCATCATATTgatatatacaatttttataaaatccccctgaaaaaaaaaattacaaaatgTTTGTTATGTTCTTGtaagaaaaaagaacaaCAAATTGTGAAAGATAAAAATTTGtttattcaaaaaatgTTTGGGGatttgaattatatatccAAGGAGGGGTCCTTTTTTTTGGAATGTTTTGTgattaataaaagaaagGGCATGGCGAGTTGTCATAGATGTGAAGATATTCCAAATGTTATGGATATTAAGAAAGGACATGATTATATgagtataaataaaagtacaaatgaatatttaaataaatgtataaatgaAGAGGTTTGTCataatttacaaaataCATGCTGTAATTTACATTCTTCTTATGAGAAAGGTATCCATTGGAACAATGtatatggaaaatataataattgtgAAAATATGAAGGGACATAAAAAACGCTTGATTAAATCTCGGTGgttatttataataaaagaatacaataatatatttctatatatatatatgttatcatttattttaaaaaagaataaaataacaaataataaaataaatgaatacataatatcatatatacTTAATCAGTGCATAAATggttatataaatatacatgaAAAGGTAATAAATTCTActttacataaaaaaaaaaaaaaaaaaaaattattatttttttttaattatatatttgaacaaattattctttttgttattaatattaattctTATAATCATACACAAAACGTATgtcaaaaaatattattagaatATAAGCAAAAATTCGATAtcaaattaataaaaatgcCTATAATACAAGTATTAAAAAATCTATGTGACActtatatgttttttaaCGATACGAATGAAATTGCtcacaaaaaaattaaagaaagTATGAAACATTATTcatatcaaaaaaaaaaaggacTCATTATTAATTTCGAACAATCAAATCATAAGCATAAGTTTAATATGAACCTACACAAAAAAAGTTATGTGCTATCTTTAAATAAGCAAAATTTGAATCGTACTATAACAAAATCGTATTTCTCTCAACCAAGCcatatcatatatatttataaatgtgACCATAGTAATCACTTTGCTTGTACAAACTTGTGTTATGTGTGTGATTATGTGTGTCCACAAGAGAAATAATAACAGGGAGCATAAgtatatcataaaaaaaaaaaaaaaaaaaaaaaaaaaaaaaaaaaaaaaaaaaaaNNNNNNNNNNNNNNNNNNNNNNNNNNNNNNNNNNNNNNNNNNNNNNNNNNNNNNNNNNNNNNNNNNNNNNNNNNNNNNNNNNNNNNNNNNNNNNNNNNNNNNNNNNNNNNNNNNNNNNNNNNNNNNNNNNNNNNNNNNNNNNNNNNNNNNNNNNNNNNNNNNNNNNNNNNNNNNNNNNNNNNNNNNNNNNNNNNNNNNNNNNNNNNNNNNNNNNNNNNNNNNNNNNNNNNNNNNNNNNNNNNNNNNNNNNNNNNNNNNNNNNNNNNNNNNNNNNNNNNNNNNNNNNNNNNNNNNNNNNNNNNNNNNNNNNNNNNNNNNNNNNNNNNNNNNNNNNNNNNNNNNNNNNNNNNNNNNNNNNNNNNNNNNNNNNNNNNNNNNNNNNNNNNNNNNNNNNNNNNCTTAAACATTGAcaatattatgataattccacagaaaaaatataaataaattaaaataatttatgtatatgGAGATATATATTCCGCTTATgcttattttttttacatgtccccttttcaaaaaaaaaaaaaaaaaaaaaaaaaacacatccacgttaatataaataatatatatatatatatatatatatatatatatatatatgtatatatgtgcgggagaagatataatatgtatcttcttttttttgtacaACGCGAAtgtgtataatattttaagtacaaatataaatataatacgttacaaatatattatatatatatatatatatatttatatatatatatattttttttttttttttttttttatgttagATGAGAAAAAATAAGGTTCTCGTAATTTTGGTTAtcttatttaattatatttattatttttcattatatttcttgtagggaaataatttataagaataaaaaaaaataaagcctcttattattttgttcataagaatataaatatgtaatattatatatatgtatatatataaatatatatttattatattatatatgcactaaataagaacaatatatgatatatttatatatgtgttataatatatttattaatatattatatataataatatatataaaatatttataagcttataaattaaatatatttttaaaatttcttatttatttatttattatttttttttctctttttaaaataatatacttataaatatatataattaaaaacatgttcatattataaaacaaTACAATAAATAAGATAACACTTGGAAAGTGACCCTAAGgcttatttatataacaaataatcatatacatatatatatatatatatatatatattgtattatatataattatttatttttatttttatttatattattcttttattgttctttaattttttttatttttttatttttctaataattaatttttattttaaaaaaataaaaagatagctattttttcttataagAACACAAACTGAGAAAGTgtaaaagataatattataaattttatattaaaggtaaaaataaaacaaaaacaaaaacaaacaaacaaataaataaacaaacaaataaataaataaataaatatatatatatatatacatacatatatgtattgtttattttatcattactAATTTCCCATATTCATGTTCCAAGAAATTACATCGTTATAAAAACATCCTTGtatatgttattaataaaatctttttaatggcttatatattttgaatgTGTAAATATAAGTACGATCgatctttttttttttttttttttttttttcaaattaaaaaatattacaattaatatgtatatatattatattatatatatatgtatgtatgtatatatatatatatgtatgtatgtatatatatatatatgtatgtatgtatgtatatatatatatgtatgtatgtatatatgtatatatatatgtatgtattttttttttttattttattttttattttttttttttgtagcATATTAACATCTTTGTAAGATTCTGTTGTTGTCCCTGTtgtacaaatatatattgtgatatttttaaaaatgtcgagacttttttcattcttgttcttttgtttaattattgtttttttttcatcaaGTGTTGTGTTCTCAAGAGGGAATCAAATATCGAAATGTGTTTTTTACGATAAGAGGAACAAGGATTTGAAGCAAGTGTTTTATGTCCCCACGAGTGAtgtaaatatgtataaggagacaataagaaaattattatcaagAGAAATAAGTTTATTAGAAGAGCctttaaatgaaaattcCAACAGTCCTAATATGAGTAATAAGAAGAATGTCTCGAATTTtgaagaaattaaaaagaatgatgaaaataataatagaaaaaaaaaagaaatggaagaaaaattaaagtatatagaaaaatatagaaattATGCAAAAGgtgtattaaaaaatgtagaaTTTAAATGTGAAAATGTTGATGATTTAAAATCAAAAGTAAAATGTAATTTATGTGTCTATACAGAAATagttaataataaacatatacGACAAGGAcaaattatacaaatatttatgaatgAATGTATGTATggattttattattatgataatataaatcaatatacacaaaataatgaatataataataaaacattaaaGGATTATAATTCAACACAAAAATTAGATGATATctattttaatataacaaaagATATATCACAAGGTAATATAAACGGAATCAACTTTTTTAAACAACAATCTAGTAAATACCATCCAGTATGTTATGTAAGTGAATAATTctattttttctaaaacCATGTCATCAACCTAGGCACAAAAATGTAAACACTATTGTATGTtcaaatgaatatatacatatatattatattatattatatatttggtgacccatataatatatataaaattacaTGTGATTTATTTAggtatattttatttttttaacatttttaaaaaaaaaaaaaaatgattataaaagaagaacAAAATGTATTCTTGTAACGgggaaaaatatataccCATGCATTTTTgcacacacatatataaatatatatataaatatatatatatataaatatatatatatatatatatatatatatatatatatatatatatgtatatatttttcctcGTTAATTTTATGACTTAtaaagtataaaaaaaaaaaaaaaaaaaaaaaaaattatatacatattatatataatggtTTATgtccatatttttttttttttttttaaatataacattgttacattatatattcaaattatatatattttatcattttcttttttcatgAGCCGCACTTTTCATAGTGCTTCTTATCATTTCACATGAAACTTTAAAAAGATGTCACTGTAcataaaacataaaatataaaacatgcagaaattaaaaagaacatatatatataaataaatatataaataaataaataaatatatatatatatatatatatataatttatgtttatgttTATGTACTTCCTTTTTACTTTACGTATAGCTTTGTCATATttctaaattttttatgtaacACCTCTTATCCACGTAATCATATTTATGACCATCCTTTAAACATATTTGGTGCTCATCAAATGGTTCATCGTCTATCATCCTAGCAGAAAGATTTGTAGAATTCATGTTTTCATAACCTTCATGGTGAATTGTGtctataatatatataggtaTACGGAAGGTCATGTTATACACGTGGTCAAAAGAAGTCTGTAGAGAAAAAGGTTGTAATGTATTGTTTTTATTGTTGAAACAGTAAAAATCCATATCTATAAAATAATCTATacttattatatcatttgaAAATGTTGGAATAATATCTTCATTCaatattatgtttatatttttttcagaACATGATAAAGTACTAATATGTTGTTCTAATATTGTTTTAGTATTACATAAGACATTATATGattgttctttttttttagataagatattattttttgatgGAAATTTTAATTGTAATGATGATGGTGACGATGAGGTGGAAGAAGACATATTTGTTAAATTACATGATATAGTTTTATTAGAACTAGATGAATAATATTCCTCTTCTATAATATCATGTTCGTCATAATAAGATctattttttgaaatataaaaaattttttttttcattctaattttttctatCCTTTTTAAAGATATATCAATATGTTTCGTACATATTTCAGCATTTtgtaaatttatatttatattaataatactattattataattaaaaacatttgttattttattatttattttatccat
The window above is part of the Plasmodium reichenowi strain SY57 chromosome 7, whole genome shotgun sequence genome. Proteins encoded here:
- a CDS encoding hypothetical protein (conserved Plasmodium protein, unknown function) gives rise to the protein MSRLFSFLFFCLIIVFFSSSVVFSRGNQISKCVFYDKRNKDLKQVFYVPTSDVNMYKETIRKLLSREISLLEEPLNENSNSPNMSNKKNVSNFEEIKKNDENNNRKKKEMEEKLKYIEKYRNYAKGVLKNVEFKCENVDDLKSKVKCNLCVYTEIVNNKHIRQGQIIQIFMNECMYGFYYYDNINQYTQNNEYNNKTLKDYNSTQKLDDIYFNITKDISQGNINGINFFKQQSSKYHPVCYVSE